A window of the Calditerricola satsumensis genome harbors these coding sequences:
- the pyrR gene encoding bifunctional pyr operon transcriptional regulator/uracil phosphoribosyltransferase PyrR produces MGARGRETNVTVILDEAAIRRALTRIAHEILERNKGVDGCVLVGIRTRGIYLARRLAERIAAIEGVHVPVGELDITLYRDDLSLKGGDQPKVRGSHIPVDVTGKTVILIDDVIYTGRTARAALDAIIDYGRPRRIQLAVLIDRGHRELPIRPDYVGKNVPTARNEIVDVQLVEVDGQDQVVLRKRETTA; encoded by the coding sequence GTGGGCGCGAGAGGGAGGGAGACGAACGTGACGGTGATCCTGGACGAGGCGGCCATTCGCCGCGCCTTGACGCGCATCGCCCATGAGATTTTGGAGCGCAACAAGGGCGTCGACGGCTGCGTGCTGGTCGGCATTCGCACGCGGGGGATCTACCTCGCCCGGCGGCTGGCCGAGCGCATTGCGGCCATCGAAGGCGTGCACGTACCGGTTGGGGAGCTGGACATCACCCTCTACCGCGACGACCTGTCGCTGAAAGGCGGCGACCAGCCTAAGGTGCGCGGTTCGCACATCCCGGTGGACGTGACGGGCAAGACGGTCATCCTCATCGACGACGTGATCTACACCGGGCGCACGGCCCGCGCCGCCCTCGACGCGATCATCGACTACGGGCGGCCGCGCAGGATCCAGCTGGCCGTGCTCATCGACCGCGGCCATCGCGAGCTGCCCATCCGACCCGATTACGTGGGCAAAAACGTGCCCACAGCGCGCAACGAGATCGTCGACGTTCAGCTCGTGGAGGTGGACGGCCAGGACCAAGTGGTGCTGCGCAAAAGAGAGACAACCGCATAA
- the carB gene encoding carbamoyl-phosphate synthase large subunit codes for MPRRADLKKVLVIGSGPIVIGQAAEFDYAGTQACQALKEEGLEVVLINSNPATIMTDTNMADRVYIEPLTAEFVTKVIRQERPDGLLATLGGQTGLNLAVELAEAGVLAREGVELLGTDLDAIQKAEDREKFRALMRELGEPVPESAIVHTVEEAVAFAEEVGYPVIVRPAYTLGGTGGGIAVDEASLRAIVAAGLRASPIRQCLIEKSIAGYKEIEYEVMRDGAGNGIVVCHMENVDPVGIHTGDSIVVAPCQTLTDGEVQMLRDAALRIIEALDIRGGCNVQFALDPHSARYYVIEVNPRVSRSSALASKATGYPIAKMAAKIAIGYTLDELRNPVTGRTYAAFEPALDYVVTKIPRWPFDKFTDASRTLGTQMKATGEVMAIGRTFEESLLKAVRSLEIGAYHLELSHLRAVSDAEMARRLEEADDERLFLIAEAFRRGWGVDDVHVRTKIDRFFLHKIAGIVRFEEALRANGLDGEMLRRAKCLGFTDRKIGELVGKSEEEVRALRKAWGIRPVYKMVDTCAAEFEAATPYYYSTYEEENERVETGRKRVVVLGSGPIRIGQGIEFDYATVHAVWAIREAGYEAVIVNNNPETVSTDFNTADRLYFEPLYLEDVLNVIEEENPEGVIVQFGGQTAINLAAPLHAAGVRILGTDLAHIDEAEDRERFERFLRRLGIPQPPGRTATSLEEAHQAARELGFPVLVRPSYVLGGRAMEIVYSEAELEAYMREAVRTSPDKPVLIDRYLQGKELEVDAICDGEEVLIPGVMEHIERAGVHSGDSIAVYPTQTVPAEVKARVVDITTRIAKELRIVGLVNIQFVACGGEVYVLEVNPRASRTVPFLSKVTGVPMANVATKAILGRTLRDQGYVGGLWPEDRAVSVKVPVFSFAKLHRVDVTLGPEMKSTGEVMGRDVTLEKALYKGLVASGVRDPTTGTVLLTVADKDKEEALDIARRFDALGFRLLATRGTAAFLAAHGLRVERVNKLEEGEPTLLDVIRNGEADLVINTLTKGKTPARDGFRIRREAVERGVPCLTSLDTARALLQVIEAMTLSVEALPPVETPQVRALAEVRR; via the coding sequence ATGCCGCGCAGGGCTGACCTGAAAAAAGTGCTCGTCATCGGTTCGGGGCCGATTGTGATCGGCCAGGCCGCGGAGTTCGACTACGCCGGGACGCAGGCGTGCCAGGCCCTGAAGGAAGAGGGGCTGGAGGTGGTGCTGATCAACAGCAACCCGGCGACGATCATGACCGACACGAACATGGCCGATCGGGTGTACATCGAGCCGCTGACGGCGGAGTTCGTGACGAAGGTGATCCGCCAAGAGCGGCCCGACGGGCTTCTCGCCACCCTCGGCGGGCAGACCGGCCTCAACCTGGCCGTGGAGCTGGCCGAGGCGGGCGTGCTCGCGCGCGAAGGGGTGGAGCTCCTCGGCACCGACCTCGACGCCATCCAGAAGGCCGAGGACCGCGAGAAGTTCCGCGCCCTGATGCGGGAGCTGGGCGAGCCGGTCCCGGAGAGCGCCATTGTGCACACAGTGGAGGAAGCCGTCGCGTTCGCCGAGGAAGTCGGCTATCCGGTGATCGTCCGCCCGGCGTACACCCTCGGCGGGACGGGCGGCGGCATCGCCGTCGACGAGGCGTCCTTGCGCGCCATCGTTGCCGCGGGGCTGCGCGCCAGCCCGATCCGCCAGTGCCTGATCGAAAAGTCGATTGCGGGGTACAAGGAGATCGAGTACGAGGTGATGCGCGACGGTGCGGGGAATGGCATCGTCGTCTGCCACATGGAGAATGTCGACCCCGTCGGTATCCACACCGGCGACAGCATCGTCGTCGCGCCGTGCCAGACCCTCACCGACGGCGAAGTCCAGATGCTGCGCGACGCCGCGCTGCGCATCATCGAGGCCCTCGACATCCGCGGCGGGTGCAACGTGCAGTTCGCCCTCGACCCGCACAGCGCGCGCTACTACGTGATCGAGGTCAACCCGCGGGTGAGCCGCTCGAGCGCCCTGGCCTCAAAGGCGACGGGCTACCCGATCGCCAAGATGGCGGCCAAGATCGCCATCGGCTACACGCTGGATGAGCTCCGCAACCCGGTGACCGGCCGCACGTACGCCGCCTTCGAGCCGGCCCTCGACTACGTGGTGACGAAAATCCCGCGCTGGCCCTTCGACAAGTTCACCGACGCCAGCCGCACCCTCGGCACGCAGATGAAGGCCACCGGCGAGGTGATGGCCATCGGGCGGACCTTCGAGGAGTCGCTGCTCAAGGCGGTGCGGTCGCTGGAGATCGGCGCCTACCACCTCGAGCTGTCCCACCTGCGGGCGGTTTCCGACGCGGAGATGGCACGCCGCCTGGAGGAGGCCGACGACGAGCGCCTCTTCCTCATCGCCGAGGCCTTTCGCCGCGGGTGGGGCGTGGACGACGTGCACGTGCGGACGAAGATCGACCGCTTCTTCCTGCACAAGATCGCCGGCATCGTCCGCTTTGAGGAGGCGCTTCGGGCGAACGGCCTCGATGGCGAGATGCTGCGCCGGGCCAAGTGCCTGGGCTTCACCGACCGGAAGATCGGCGAGCTCGTCGGCAAATCGGAGGAGGAGGTGCGCGCGCTGCGCAAGGCCTGGGGCATTCGCCCGGTGTACAAGATGGTCGACACCTGCGCCGCCGAATTTGAAGCGGCCACGCCGTACTACTACAGCACCTACGAAGAGGAGAACGAGCGCGTGGAGACGGGCCGAAAGCGCGTCGTCGTTCTCGGTTCCGGCCCCATCCGCATCGGCCAGGGCATTGAGTTCGACTACGCCACCGTCCACGCCGTGTGGGCCATCCGGGAAGCGGGCTACGAGGCGGTGATCGTCAACAACAACCCGGAGACGGTTTCCACCGACTTCAACACCGCCGACCGCCTCTACTTCGAACCGCTGTACCTCGAGGACGTGCTCAACGTCATCGAGGAGGAAAACCCCGAGGGCGTCATCGTCCAGTTCGGCGGGCAGACGGCGATCAACCTGGCCGCCCCGCTCCATGCCGCCGGGGTGAGGATCCTCGGTACCGACCTCGCCCACATCGACGAGGCGGAAGACCGCGAGCGCTTTGAGCGCTTCCTGCGCCGCCTCGGCATTCCGCAGCCGCCGGGGCGCACGGCCACCTCGCTGGAGGAGGCGCACCAGGCGGCGCGGGAGCTGGGCTTCCCCGTGCTCGTGCGGCCGTCCTACGTCCTCGGCGGGCGGGCGATGGAGATCGTCTACAGCGAGGCGGAGCTCGAAGCGTACATGCGCGAGGCGGTGCGCACAAGTCCGGACAAGCCGGTGCTGATCGACCGCTACCTGCAGGGCAAGGAGCTGGAGGTGGACGCCATCTGCGACGGGGAGGAGGTGCTCATCCCCGGCGTGATGGAGCACATCGAGCGCGCCGGCGTCCATTCCGGTGACTCCATCGCCGTCTACCCGACGCAGACGGTGCCGGCGGAGGTGAAGGCGCGCGTCGTCGACATCACCACGCGCATCGCCAAGGAACTTCGTATCGTCGGCCTGGTCAACATTCAGTTCGTCGCCTGCGGCGGCGAAGTGTACGTCTTGGAGGTCAACCCGCGCGCCTCGCGGACGGTGCCCTTCCTGAGCAAGGTGACGGGCGTGCCGATGGCCAACGTGGCGACGAAGGCCATCCTCGGCCGCACCTTGCGCGACCAGGGCTACGTGGGCGGCCTCTGGCCGGAAGACCGCGCCGTGTCGGTCAAGGTGCCGGTCTTCTCCTTCGCCAAGCTGCACCGCGTCGACGTGACGCTCGGGCCGGAGATGAAGTCGACCGGCGAGGTGATGGGCCGCGACGTGACGCTGGAGAAGGCCCTGTACAAGGGGCTCGTCGCCTCGGGCGTGCGCGATCCCACTACCGGCACGGTGCTCCTCACCGTGGCCGACAAGGACAAGGAAGAGGCCCTCGATATCGCCCGCCGCTTCGACGCCCTCGGCTTCCGCCTGTTGGCGACGCGGGGGACGGCGGCCTTCCTCGCCGCCCATGGCCTGCGCGTCGAGCGGGTGAACAAGCTGGAAGAAGGGGAGCCCACCCTCCTCGACGTGATCCGCAACGGCGAGGCGGACCTCGTCATCAACACGCTGACGAAGGGCAAGACGCCGGCGCGCGACGGCTTCCGCATCCGCCGCGAAGCGGTAGAACGCGGCGTGCCCTGCCTCACCTCCCTCGACACGGCGCGGGCCCTCCTGCAGGTGATCGAGGCGATGACGCTGTCGGTCGAGGCCCTGCCGCCGGTCGAGACGCCCCAGGTGCGGGCGCTCGCGGAGGTGCGCCGGTGA
- a CDS encoding carbamoyl phosphate synthase small subunit → MRARLVLEDGTVFEGTAFGAKVERIGEVVFNTGMTGYQEVLSDPSYCGQIVVMTYPLIGNYGVNRDDFESVHPAAFGFVVREHWATPSHWRAGETLDALLARLGIPGLSGVDTRMLTRRIRRYGTMRGLLTTSDDPVPALLERLRAAAPLRDQVARVSTARVQRVPGPGPRVVVVDFGAKLGIVRELVRRGCDVVIVPHDTTAEEIDALAPDGVLLSNGPGDPKDVPHAVETVRRLLGRYPLFGICLGHQLFALACGADTAKLPFGHRGANHPVKDLATGRVVLTAQNHGYAVKPESVAGTDLVVTHVNVNDGTVEGLRHRALPAFSVQFHPEAAPGPHDTRDLFDRFLDLIAQSRKGGVCHAAQG, encoded by the coding sequence ATGCGCGCGCGATTGGTGTTGGAAGACGGCACGGTCTTTGAAGGCACGGCCTTCGGCGCAAAGGTCGAGCGGATCGGGGAGGTGGTGTTCAACACGGGGATGACCGGCTACCAAGAGGTGCTCTCCGACCCGTCCTACTGCGGGCAGATCGTCGTCATGACCTACCCCCTCATCGGCAACTACGGGGTGAACCGCGACGACTTTGAATCGGTTCATCCGGCGGCGTTTGGCTTCGTCGTGCGGGAACACTGGGCGACGCCCAGCCACTGGCGCGCCGGCGAGACGCTCGATGCGCTCCTTGCGCGGCTCGGCATTCCCGGTCTCAGCGGCGTCGACACGCGCATGCTGACGCGGCGCATCCGCCGCTACGGGACGATGCGCGGCCTGCTGACGACGTCGGACGATCCGGTGCCCGCCCTCCTGGAGCGGCTCCGGGCCGCCGCGCCGCTTCGCGACCAAGTGGCCCGCGTGTCGACGGCGCGCGTCCAGCGCGTGCCGGGTCCCGGTCCGCGCGTCGTGGTGGTGGACTTCGGCGCCAAGCTGGGCATCGTGCGCGAGCTGGTCCGGCGGGGCTGCGACGTGGTGATCGTGCCCCACGACACGACGGCCGAGGAAATCGACGCCCTGGCCCCGGACGGCGTGCTCCTTTCCAACGGCCCGGGCGACCCGAAGGACGTGCCCCACGCCGTGGAGACGGTGCGCCGCCTGCTCGGGCGCTACCCGCTCTTTGGCATCTGCCTGGGCCACCAGCTCTTCGCCCTGGCCTGCGGTGCCGACACGGCGAAGCTCCCCTTCGGTCACCGCGGCGCGAACCACCCGGTGAAGGACCTCGCCACCGGCCGCGTGGTCCTCACCGCCCAGAACCACGGCTATGCCGTGAAGCCGGAGTCGGTGGCCGGCACGGACCTCGTGGTCACCCACGTCAACGTCAACGACGGCACGGTGGAGGGGCTCCGGCACAGGGCGCTTCCCGCCTTCTCCGTGCAGTTCCACCCGGAGGCCGCCCCGGGGCCCCACGACACGCGCGATCTCTTCGATCGGTTCCTCGACCTCATCGCCCAAAGCCGGAAGGGAGGCGTGTGCCATGCCGCGCAGGGCTGA
- a CDS encoding dihydroorotase: MGLVIRGGWVLDERGHPRRRDVLIDGGRIAALGPRLPDAGHDVVDASGLLVLPGLVDLHVHLREPGFEAKETIATGTQAAARGGFTTVACMPNTRPPLDRPELVRWVRAKAEREGAARVLPFACITREQAGRELADFRALRDAGALAVTDDGRGVQNAAVMRAAMREAAQLGLVVAAHCEDEALAGAGAVHDGAFARRFGLPGIPGSAEAVQVARDIALTMETGCRYHVLHLSAKESVAFVRQAKALGVPVTAEVTPHHLLLCDADIPAPDANWKMNPPLRSREDREALIEGLLDGTIDFIATDHAPHTAEEKARDMAAAPFGIVGLETAFPLLYTHLVETGICTLQQLVDWLTVKPAQAFGLPYGRLAVGAAADLTLVDLEAERAVDPAAFASKGRNTPFAGWRLKGWPVLTMLEGRVTWQDPARFALT, from the coding sequence ATGGGCCTCGTGATTCGCGGTGGCTGGGTCCTCGACGAACGCGGCCACCCAAGGCGGCGGGACGTGCTCATCGACGGCGGGCGGATCGCCGCCCTCGGCCCTCGCCTGCCCGACGCCGGCCATGACGTCGTCGACGCATCGGGCCTGCTCGTCCTGCCGGGCCTCGTGGACCTGCACGTCCACCTGCGCGAGCCGGGCTTCGAGGCGAAGGAGACGATCGCCACCGGCACGCAGGCGGCGGCGCGCGGGGGCTTCACCACCGTCGCCTGCATGCCGAACACGCGCCCGCCCCTCGACCGGCCGGAGCTTGTCCGCTGGGTGCGCGCGAAGGCGGAGCGGGAGGGGGCCGCGCGCGTGCTCCCCTTCGCCTGCATCACGCGCGAGCAGGCCGGGCGCGAGCTCGCGGACTTCCGTGCCCTGCGCGACGCCGGCGCCCTGGCCGTCACCGACGACGGGCGCGGCGTGCAGAACGCCGCTGTGATGCGCGCGGCGATGCGCGAAGCGGCCCAGCTGGGCCTCGTCGTCGCCGCCCACTGCGAGGACGAGGCCCTGGCCGGCGCGGGGGCGGTGCACGACGGCGCCTTCGCCCGCCGCTTTGGCCTGCCGGGCATCCCCGGGTCGGCCGAGGCGGTGCAGGTGGCGCGGGACATCGCCCTGACCATGGAGACGGGCTGTCGCTACCACGTGCTGCACCTCAGCGCGAAGGAATCGGTGGCCTTCGTGCGGCAGGCGAAGGCGTTAGGCGTGCCGGTGACGGCCGAGGTGACGCCGCACCACCTCCTCCTGTGCGACGCGGACATCCCCGCGCCGGACGCCAACTGGAAGATGAACCCGCCGCTCCGTTCGCGGGAGGATCGGGAGGCGCTGATCGAAGGGCTGCTCGACGGCACGATCGACTTCATCGCCACCGACCACGCCCCCCATACGGCGGAGGAGAAGGCGCGGGACATGGCGGCGGCGCCCTTCGGCATCGTCGGACTGGAGACGGCCTTCCCCCTCCTGTACACGCACCTGGTGGAAACGGGCATCTGCACGCTCCAGCAGCTCGTCGACTGGCTGACCGTCAAGCCGGCGCAGGCCTTCGGCTTGCCCTACGGGCGGCTGGCCGTCGGCGCGGCGGCCGACCTGACGCTGGTTGACCTGGAGGCGGAGCGGGCGGTGGATCCCGCCGCCTTTGCCAGCAAGGGACGCAACACCCCCTTTGCCGGCTGGCGGCTGAAGGGCTGGCCGGTGCTGACGATGCTGGAAGGGCGCGTGACGTGGCAGGACCCGGCGCGGTTTGCCCTGACGTGA
- a CDS encoding RluA family pseudouridine synthase encodes MERELVYEWTVEEPDVGERIDRFLAAQEEDWSRAQVQKWIKEGRVTVNGEPVKANYRLEPDDEIVLRVPPPKDLAVEPEPMELDIVYEDSDVVVVNKPRGLVVHPAPGHLSGTLVNGLLYHCRDLSGIGGVLRPGIVHRIDKDTSGLLVVAKNDRAHLSLARQFKDHTVTRRYVALVHGEVAHDRGTIDAPIGRDPHNRQRMAVLPKTGKHAVTHFAVLERFPGYTLLELKLETGRTHQIRVHMKFIGHPVVGDPKYGPRKTLPIDGQALHAGVLGFVHPRTGEYLEFRAPLPEDMERLLLQLRHA; translated from the coding sequence ATGGAGAGAGAGCTGGTGTACGAGTGGACGGTGGAGGAACCGGACGTCGGGGAACGCATCGATCGCTTTCTTGCTGCCCAGGAAGAGGACTGGTCGCGCGCGCAGGTGCAGAAATGGATAAAGGAGGGGCGGGTGACGGTCAACGGGGAGCCGGTCAAGGCCAACTACCGGCTGGAGCCGGACGACGAGATCGTTCTCCGCGTGCCGCCGCCGAAGGACCTGGCCGTCGAGCCGGAGCCGATGGAGCTGGACATCGTGTACGAGGACAGCGACGTAGTGGTGGTGAACAAGCCCCGCGGCCTCGTCGTGCACCCGGCACCGGGCCACCTGTCGGGGACCCTCGTCAACGGTCTCTTATACCATTGCCGCGATCTCTCGGGCATCGGCGGCGTGCTACGCCCGGGCATCGTCCATCGCATCGACAAGGACACCTCGGGGCTCCTCGTGGTGGCCAAAAACGACCGCGCCCACCTGTCGCTGGCCAGGCAGTTTAAGGACCACACCGTCACCCGTCGGTACGTGGCCTTGGTGCATGGGGAAGTGGCCCACGACCGCGGAACGATTGACGCGCCGATCGGCCGCGACCCCCACAACCGCCAGCGCATGGCGGTGCTCCCCAAGACGGGGAAGCACGCCGTCACGCACTTTGCGGTGTTGGAACGTTTCCCGGGGTACACGCTGCTCGAGCTGAAGCTGGAGACGGGGCGCACGCACCAGATCCGCGTGCACATGAAGTTCATCGGCCACCCGGTGGTCGGCGATCCCAAATACGGTCCGCGCAAGACGCTGCCCATCGACGGCCAGGCCCTGCATGCCGGCGTGTTGGGCTTTGTTCACCCGCGCACCGGGGAATACCTCGAGTTTCGCGCGCCGCTGCCGGAGGATATGGAGCGGCTCCTTCTCCAGCTGCGCCACGCTTGA
- the lspA gene encoding signal peptidase II, whose product MWPYVVAASVFAVDQLTKWAVIRFMEMGESIPIWEGVFHLTSHRNRGAAFGILQGQRWLFVLITVVVVIGVIAYLNRTRNRRPLVATALALLLGGALGNLVDRIRFGEVVDFLDARLINFPIFNVADSAIVIAVALLLWDMWGASRNTTG is encoded by the coding sequence TTGTGGCCGTACGTTGTTGCCGCATCGGTCTTTGCCGTTGACCAGCTCACCAAGTGGGCCGTGATCCGCTTCATGGAGATGGGCGAGAGCATTCCGATCTGGGAGGGCGTGTTCCACTTGACGAGCCACCGCAACCGCGGCGCCGCCTTTGGCATCCTGCAGGGCCAGCGGTGGCTGTTCGTTTTGATCACCGTGGTGGTGGTGATCGGGGTGATCGCCTACCTGAACCGCACGCGTAACCGGCGGCCTCTGGTGGCCACGGCCCTGGCGCTGCTCTTGGGCGGGGCCCTCGGGAATTTGGTGGACCGCATCCGGTTCGGCGAAGTGGTCGATTTCCTCGACGCGCGCCTCATCAACTTTCCGATTTTCAACGTGGCCGATTCGGCCATTGTCATCGCCGTCGCGCTGCTGCTGTGGGACATGTGGGGAGCGAGCCGCAACACAACCGGGTGA
- a CDS encoding solute carrier family 23 protein: MNGKGYVDVHERPAFSRLIPLSVQHLFAMFGATVLVPIITGLDVSVALLTSGLGTLLFLALTKGKVPNYLGSSFAFIGPILTVSAEHGKGTALLGCLLAGLVYTVVAAVVARTGVGWLNRLLPPVVIGAVVAVIGLSLAGVAVNWAVHDPANPERYSLAAVEVALVTLAVTLAAMTAFRGFLSLIPVLVGIVGGYAYAALRHPAMIDAHAIAKARWFIDPVAFVQQKLLVGEVLAAMADPAKWLAALVIVPVAFVTLTEHIGHLLVTGKVMERDLMRDPGLHRTLLGDGLATSLAAFLGGPPNTTYGENIGVLAITRVFSRHVIALAAVFAIAFAFCEKLSAVLQQTPKPVLGGVMILLFGIIAVQGLRMFVEHRTDFSDRRTMAIAAVVLVAGIGGFKLELPGLAVDNIAMATFLGMLLAALLPGKRQEEARPEAAPAKARVS, from the coding sequence ATGAACGGAAAAGGCTATGTCGATGTCCATGAGCGTCCGGCGTTCAGCCGGCTGATTCCCTTGAGCGTCCAGCATCTCTTCGCCATGTTCGGGGCCACGGTGCTCGTGCCGATCATCACCGGTCTCGACGTCAGCGTGGCCCTGCTCACCAGCGGCCTCGGCACGCTGCTCTTCCTCGCGCTGACCAAAGGCAAGGTGCCCAACTATCTCGGTTCGTCCTTCGCCTTCATCGGGCCGATTCTGACGGTGTCGGCGGAGCACGGCAAGGGCACGGCGCTCCTCGGCTGCCTGCTGGCCGGGCTGGTGTACACCGTCGTGGCGGCGGTGGTGGCCCGAACAGGCGTTGGCTGGCTGAACCGCCTCCTTCCGCCGGTGGTGATTGGAGCCGTCGTTGCCGTGATCGGGCTGAGTTTGGCGGGGGTGGCGGTCAACTGGGCCGTGCACGATCCGGCCAACCCTGAGCGGTATTCACTGGCGGCCGTGGAGGTGGCCCTCGTCACCCTGGCGGTTACCCTCGCCGCGATGACGGCCTTTCGCGGCTTCCTGTCGCTGATCCCTGTCCTGGTGGGCATTGTCGGCGGGTACGCCTACGCCGCGCTGCGCCACCCGGCGATGATCGACGCCCACGCCATCGCCAAGGCCCGCTGGTTCATCGATCCGGTCGCCTTTGTGCAGCAGAAGCTCCTCGTCGGCGAGGTGCTGGCGGCGATGGCCGACCCGGCGAAATGGCTGGCTGCTCTGGTGATCGTCCCCGTCGCCTTCGTCACCCTGACCGAGCACATCGGCCACCTGCTCGTGACGGGCAAGGTGATGGAGCGCGACCTGATGCGGGATCCCGGCCTGCATCGCACCCTGCTCGGCGACGGGCTGGCCACGTCGCTGGCGGCCTTCCTCGGCGGCCCGCCGAACACCACCTACGGCGAGAACATCGGCGTGCTCGCCATCACCCGCGTCTTCAGCCGCCACGTCATCGCCCTGGCCGCGGTCTTCGCCATCGCCTTCGCCTTCTGCGAGAAGCTGAGCGCGGTGCTGCAGCAGACGCCGAAGCCCGTCCTCGGCGGGGTGATGATCCTCCTCTTCGGCATCATCGCCGTCCAGGGGCTGCGCATGTTCGTCGAGCACCGCACCGACTTTTCCGACCGGCGCACCATGGCCATCGCCGCCGTGGTGCTGGTGGCGGGCATCGGGGGTTTCAAGCTGGAGCTGCCGGGGCTGGCCGTCGACAACATCGCCATGGCCACCTTCCTCGGCATGCTGCTGGCAGCCCTCCTGCCGGGCAAACGGCAGGAGGAGGCGCGTCCCGAGGCGGCGCCAGCCAAGGCGCGCGTGTCGTGA
- a CDS encoding TraR/DksA C4-type zinc finger protein produces MDRAQLAHFRALLEQERDAIRRRLSENDHYGLASPLSTTTGELAAYDNHPADLGSEMYEREKDVALLEHDERQLEAIERALARIEAGTYGRCEVCGEPIPLERLEALPTAHTCVECTRDARVSERRPVEEEVLAPPFARTFDVQNESVVYDGEDAWQDVARYGTSEPPDFFRDGYDYDHLYLNADEPVGYVDQVEGFVFVNEENNDIDFVRNEAYEAYVQADEGDATNMVGAEDERIRRMIARVERLDDER; encoded by the coding sequence ATGGATCGGGCACAGCTGGCCCATTTTCGCGCGCTTCTCGAGCAGGAGCGCGACGCCATCCGTCGGCGGCTTTCGGAAAACGACCACTACGGCCTGGCCAGCCCGCTGAGCACGACCACCGGCGAGTTGGCGGCCTACGACAACCATCCGGCCGACTTGGGGTCGGAGATGTATGAACGGGAGAAGGATGTCGCCCTGCTCGAGCACGACGAGCGACAGCTCGAAGCCATCGAGCGGGCGCTGGCGCGCATCGAAGCGGGCACCTATGGGCGGTGCGAGGTGTGCGGGGAGCCCATCCCTCTTGAGCGGCTGGAAGCGTTGCCCACGGCGCACACCTGCGTCGAATGCACCCGCGACGCCCGCGTCTCCGAGCGCCGGCCGGTGGAAGAGGAGGTGCTGGCGCCGCCCTTTGCCCGAACCTTCGACGTGCAAAACGAGAGCGTGGTGTACGACGGCGAGGACGCGTGGCAAGACGTGGCCCGCTACGGCACGTCGGAGCCGCCGGACTTTTTCCGCGACGGCTACGATTACGACCACCTGTACCTGAACGCCGACGAGCCGGTGGGCTACGTCGACCAGGTGGAAGGCTTTGTCTTCGTCAATGAGGAGAACAACGACATCGACTTTGTGCGCAACGAGGCGTACGAAGCGTACGTGCAGGCCGACGAGGGCGATGCGACGAACATGGTGGGCGCCGAGGACGAGCGCATCCGCCGGATGATCGCGCGCGTCGAGCGCTTGGACGACGAGCGGTAA
- a CDS encoding aspartate carbamoyltransferase catalytic subunit: protein MATAIRNPRPNPAPDRRHPVDPAAAPARGGPSNGKAGGHDLIGLKELSPEAICALLDRAQWWAEHPHARSDALRGRFVANLFFEPSTRTRFSFEVAARRLGADVLNFSAATSSVQKGESLYDTLRTLEAMGVEAAVVRLAEPGVLAELAPRLAMRLVNAGDGANEHPTQALLDMLTIRQRFGRLEGLTVAIIGDIAHSRVARSNLYGLTKFGARVLFAGPEPLLWHGHGGLAEVVSVDEAVEAADVVMMLRVQRERHVDPAAVPEDYLARYGLTVERARRMKPHAVILHPAPVNRGVEIADELVEDPRALIFRQVENGVAVRMAVLERAVQGGDAGWAS, encoded by the coding sequence ATGGCGACGGCAATCCGAAATCCGCGTCCGAATCCTGCGCCCGACCGCAGGCACCCCGTGGATCCGGCGGCTGCACCTGCGCGCGGCGGCCCGTCGAATGGCAAGGCGGGCGGGCACGACCTGATCGGCTTGAAAGAGCTGTCCCCGGAGGCCATCTGTGCCCTGCTCGACCGCGCCCAGTGGTGGGCCGAGCATCCCCACGCGCGGAGCGACGCGCTGCGCGGCCGGTTTGTGGCCAACCTGTTCTTCGAGCCGAGCACGCGCACGCGGTTTTCCTTCGAGGTGGCGGCGAGGCGCCTCGGCGCCGACGTGCTCAACTTCAGCGCGGCGACGAGCAGCGTGCAAAAAGGGGAAAGCCTCTACGACACGCTGCGCACGCTGGAGGCGATGGGCGTGGAGGCGGCCGTCGTGCGCCTGGCGGAACCCGGCGTGCTGGCGGAGCTGGCCCCGCGCCTGGCCATGCGCCTCGTCAACGCCGGCGACGGGGCGAACGAGCACCCAACCCAGGCCCTCCTCGACATGCTGACCATCCGCCAGCGCTTTGGGCGCCTCGAGGGGCTGACGGTGGCCATCATCGGCGACATCGCGCACAGCCGCGTGGCGCGCTCCAACCTGTACGGGCTAACGAAGTTCGGCGCCCGCGTCCTCTTCGCCGGGCCGGAGCCCCTTCTCTGGCACGGCCACGGCGGTCTGGCCGAGGTGGTGTCCGTCGATGAGGCGGTGGAGGCGGCCGACGTGGTGATGATGCTCCGCGTGCAGCGGGAGCGCCACGTCGACCCGGCGGCGGTGCCGGAGGATTACCTGGCGCGCTACGGGCTGACGGTGGAGCGGGCGCGGCGGATGAAGCCCCATGCCGTGATCCTGCACCCGGCGCCGGTCAACCGCGGGGTGGAGATCGCCGACGAACTGGTGGAAGACCCGCGCGCGCTCATCTTCCGCCAGGTGGAAAACGGCGTGGCCGTGCGCATGGCCGTCCTCGAGCGGGCCGTACAGGGAGGCGATGCCGGATGGGCCTCGTGA